From the Oleiharenicola lentus genome, one window contains:
- a CDS encoding transglutaminase-like domain-containing protein: MLTRCLLLALLLCGSIAAQETLAIPAEELARAPTAARISALVDRATAQGWGSVMPALRSGAQSAYAANSGYSAQWYYLYRWARLLGTPYAKAIQDWIKSVEKAQVAHANMAASYEYRPGSLAAGLSRELLLALLGNATMSEEFFQLLSPLDNPAEVLAILQKIQQKEPALFAAYPSLALAVAVVHDVPPSPQWPHGQVSATLLPRKPPPPELLFGHLARQDRANGTGHKLVRLPASELKFLVDIVTPFAELDWARQNVAPGLADLGKAYDLIKYRKDRVAANQYNWPGNAYTLPVIFQQGGICVDQAYFASTAGKAKGIPTIMFRGAGLDGRHAWFGFLDANQRWQLDCGRYEEQKFVTGLAFDPQTWGNINDHELLFITERFRALPTYKLSVLHAEFAGDYLREGRLDLALKAARESVNRDRRNLDGWEILLAAQKAGAPADLRAQEAILREAVLAFQKYPDLEIRFSRALIEILRQRGETSLAAFEEQRLAKKYQAGRQDLSLGQMAAVMQRSMKTDDLATQIKVFNRTLDTSGRGAGIDFYDNLVVPFVVHLASQGQMPAALQAVERAKRTLRVEPGSQLEGEIATLAARLKSADFPKKAD, translated from the coding sequence CTCGCCATTCCGGCCGAAGAACTGGCCCGGGCTCCGACCGCGGCGCGCATTTCCGCCCTCGTGGATCGGGCCACGGCGCAAGGGTGGGGCAGCGTGATGCCCGCGCTGCGGTCGGGAGCGCAGTCGGCCTACGCGGCTAACAGCGGCTACTCGGCGCAGTGGTATTACCTTTACCGTTGGGCCCGGCTGCTGGGCACGCCTTACGCGAAGGCGATCCAGGACTGGATCAAGTCCGTCGAGAAGGCGCAGGTCGCCCACGCCAACATGGCGGCGAGTTACGAATACCGCCCCGGCTCGCTCGCGGCCGGACTTTCCCGGGAGCTGCTGCTGGCGCTGCTCGGCAACGCCACGATGTCGGAAGAATTTTTCCAACTGCTGTCCCCGCTCGACAATCCGGCCGAGGTGCTGGCGATCCTGCAGAAGATCCAGCAGAAGGAGCCGGCCCTGTTTGCCGCCTATCCGTCCTTGGCGCTGGCCGTGGCGGTGGTCCACGATGTGCCCCCTTCACCCCAATGGCCGCACGGCCAGGTGAGCGCGACGTTGTTGCCCCGGAAGCCGCCGCCGCCGGAATTGCTGTTCGGCCATCTGGCCCGGCAGGACCGCGCCAACGGCACGGGCCACAAACTGGTCCGGCTCCCGGCGAGCGAGCTGAAATTCCTCGTGGATATCGTGACGCCCTTCGCCGAGCTGGACTGGGCGCGCCAGAACGTGGCTCCGGGACTCGCCGATCTGGGCAAGGCCTACGACCTGATCAAATACCGGAAGGACCGGGTCGCCGCCAACCAATACAACTGGCCGGGCAACGCCTACACTTTGCCGGTGATCTTTCAGCAGGGCGGCATCTGCGTGGACCAGGCCTATTTCGCGAGCACGGCGGGCAAGGCCAAGGGCATCCCGACGATCATGTTCCGGGGCGCAGGCCTCGACGGACGGCATGCGTGGTTTGGTTTCCTCGACGCCAACCAGCGCTGGCAGCTCGATTGCGGCCGTTACGAGGAGCAGAAGTTTGTCACCGGCCTGGCGTTCGATCCGCAGACTTGGGGCAACATCAATGACCACGAGCTGCTGTTCATCACGGAGCGTTTCCGCGCGCTGCCGACCTACAAGTTGTCGGTTCTTCATGCGGAGTTTGCCGGCGACTACCTGCGCGAAGGGCGCCTGGACCTGGCGCTGAAAGCGGCGCGCGAATCGGTCAACCGCGACCGGCGCAACCTCGACGGCTGGGAAATCCTGCTGGCCGCGCAGAAGGCCGGTGCGCCCGCTGACCTGCGGGCGCAGGAGGCAATCCTGCGCGAAGCAGTGCTGGCGTTTCAGAAGTATCCCGACCTTGAGATCAGGTTCTCGCGCGCCTTGATTGAAATCCTCCGCCAGCGCGGGGAGACCAGCCTGGCGGCCTTCGAGGAGCAGCGGTTGGCCAAAAAATATCAGGCCGGCCGGCAGGATCTCAGCCTGGGACAGATGGCCGCGGTCATGCAGCGGAGCATGAAGACCGACGATCTGGCCACGCAGATCAAGGTCTTCAACCGCACGCTGGACACGAGTGGCCGGGGCGCGGGCATTGATTTTTACGACAATCTCGTGGTGCCGTTCGTGGTCCACCTCGCCAGCCAGGGCCAGATGCCGGCCGCCTTGCAGGCGGTGGAGCGGGCGAAGCGGACGCTGCGGGTGGAGCCCGGTTCACAGCTGGAGGGTGAAATCGCCACCCTGGCCGCGCGGCTCAAATCGGCAGATTTTCCCAAAAAAGCGGATTGA
- a CDS encoding MotA/TolQ/ExbB proton channel family protein: MFEIIKGAGLLIYPLSLCSVVAVYIICERLFALRKEAVLPDDLVDKIIEGKIPEGGRHSVMARIVDYASRHKGDPEAVKAFARLEINRMERGIPYLDVIYIAAPMLGLTGTVMGLLRVFGQISPETGLPDPAAFTKGVSLALSATLIGLIVALVSIVPAGYLQRKIENYAAKIDLLLERILATHAKS, from the coding sequence ATGTTCGAAATCATCAAGGGCGCCGGCCTGCTCATTTACCCGCTCTCGCTGTGTTCAGTCGTGGCCGTTTACATCATCTGTGAACGGCTCTTTGCGCTCCGCAAGGAGGCGGTGCTGCCGGACGATTTGGTGGACAAGATCATCGAGGGGAAAATTCCCGAGGGCGGCCGTCACTCCGTGATGGCGCGCATCGTGGACTATGCCAGCCGCCACAAGGGCGACCCGGAGGCGGTCAAGGCCTTTGCCCGGCTGGAAATCAACCGCATGGAGCGTGGTATTCCGTATCTCGACGTCATCTACATCGCGGCGCCGATGCTCGGCCTGACCGGCACGGTGATGGGCCTGCTGAGGGTGTTCGGGCAGATATCGCCCGAAACCGGTCTGCCTGATCCGGCGGCCTTCACCAAGGGTGTGTCGCTGGCCCTGTCCGCGACTCTGATCGGTTTGATTGTGGCGCTCGTTTCCATCGTGCCCGCCGGCTACCTCCAGCGGAAGATCGAGAACTACGCGGCGAAGATCGACCTGCTCCTCGAGCGCATCCTCGCGACCCACGCCAAGTCATGA
- a CDS encoding ExbD/TolR family protein: MSGLLLKRRRRPELNLLPLIDVLVMLVFFAFVTMQFRSMTTMNLTLPKVETAGKSEIKDSLTISITKDGGVEVNGRPASMQLLEQLVQEIGRVSKDVTVVIRSDENTPLRYVTQAMDTCRKQGLNKIRLQSR; this comes from the coding sequence ATGAGCGGCCTGCTTCTCAAGCGCCGGCGCCGCCCGGAACTCAATCTCCTCCCGTTGATCGACGTGCTGGTGATGCTCGTCTTCTTTGCCTTTGTCACGATGCAGTTCCGCTCGATGACGACGATGAACCTGACGCTCCCCAAGGTGGAAACCGCCGGCAAGAGCGAGATCAAGGACTCGCTCACAATCAGCATTACCAAGGACGGCGGGGTCGAGGTCAACGGACGCCCGGCCAGCATGCAGCTGCTGGAACAGCTGGTGCAGGAGATCGGCCGGGTCAGCAAGGATGTCACCGTCGTCATCCGCTCCGACGAGAACACGCCGTTGCGTTATGTGACGCAGGCGATGGACACCTGCCGCAAGCAGGGGCTGAACAAGATCCGGTTGCAGTCGCGGTGA
- a CDS encoding SDR family oxidoreductase, which produces MKKLIVITGVTRGLGRALTDWFIANGHTVAGCGRGAAILDMRFDYPAPNDFSVVDVAEDNKVALWAEKTLAAHGAPDLLINNAALMNDPAPLWKVPAAQLNKLIDVNIKGVANVIRHFVPAMVERKSGVIVNFSSGWGRSTSPEVAPYCASKFAIEGLTQALAQELPAGMAAVPLNPGVIDTDMLRQCWSEGASSYPKAEAWAQVAAPFILSLGAKDNGHSVSVKAFED; this is translated from the coding sequence ATGAAAAAGCTCATCGTCATCACCGGTGTCACACGCGGACTGGGCCGGGCCCTGACGGATTGGTTCATCGCCAACGGTCACACCGTGGCGGGCTGCGGGCGCGGGGCGGCGATTCTTGACATGCGTTTCGATTATCCGGCGCCCAATGATTTCTCCGTGGTGGACGTGGCGGAGGACAACAAGGTCGCGCTTTGGGCGGAAAAGACGCTCGCGGCCCATGGCGCCCCGGATCTGCTGATCAACAATGCGGCGCTCATGAACGACCCGGCGCCACTGTGGAAAGTGCCCGCCGCACAGTTGAACAAGCTGATCGACGTGAACATCAAGGGCGTGGCGAATGTCATCCGCCATTTCGTGCCGGCGATGGTGGAGCGGAAGTCCGGCGTGATCGTGAACTTCAGTTCCGGCTGGGGCCGCAGCACCTCGCCCGAGGTGGCACCTTATTGCGCATCGAAGTTTGCGATCGAGGGACTCACCCAGGCCCTCGCGCAGGAACTGCCCGCCGGTATGGCGGCGGTGCCGCTGAATCCGGGGGTGATCGACACCGACATGCTGCGGCAATGCTGGAGCGAGGGGGCGTCGTCCTATCCGAAGGCCGAGGCTTGGGCCCAGGTGGCGGCGCCGTTCATCCTCTCGCTCGGAGCGAAGGACAACGGACATTCAGTAAGCGTGAAGGCCTTCGAGGATTGA
- a CDS encoding DUF3016 domain-containing protein codes for MKIHLTPSLLMAAALVACSALMAEDAKKESVSVAFHESDKFTDARSSFGGETDKHYLDTLATHLKKSAERRLAPGQKLEVTFTDIDLAGDFVPTNANAHDVRVIRDIWIPRQKLTFRLLDEQGQVIKEGERRLTDLNFMNNPGLIGRSEPLFYDKALLTDWIAKELKS; via the coding sequence ATGAAAATCCACCTTACTCCCTCCCTGCTGATGGCCGCGGCTCTCGTCGCGTGCTCGGCTCTCATGGCCGAGGACGCCAAGAAGGAGAGCGTCAGCGTTGCCTTCCACGAATCCGACAAGTTCACGGACGCCCGCTCCAGCTTCGGCGGTGAAACTGACAAGCACTACCTGGACACTCTGGCCACGCACCTGAAAAAGTCGGCCGAAAGGCGCCTGGCGCCGGGTCAGAAACTGGAAGTGACGTTCACCGACATCGACCTGGCCGGTGATTTTGTTCCGACCAATGCCAATGCGCATGATGTCCGCGTGATCCGGGACATCTGGATTCCCCGGCAGAAGCTGACGTTCCGGCTGCTCGATGAACAGGGTCAGGTCATCAAGGAAGGCGAACGCCGCCTGACCGACCTCAACTTCATGAACAACCCGGGACTTATCGGCCGCAGCGAGCCGCTCTTCTACGACAAGGCTCTCCTCACCGACTGGATTGCCAAGGAATTGAAGTCCTGA
- the dtd gene encoding D-aminoacyl-tRNA deacylase: MRVVLQRVSSASVTIDGRVSGQIGRGLLILQGIEAADTAADGEWLAQKITKLRIFPDDAGQMNKSVADIGGDLLLVSQFTLHASTAKGTRPSFNAAARPETARPLYEQFIVQLGTALGRPVQTGEFGAMMQVTLTNDGPVTLIIDSHSRD; this comes from the coding sequence ATGCGAGTTGTCCTCCAGCGCGTCTCCTCCGCCAGTGTCACGATCGATGGACGCGTGAGCGGACAGATTGGCCGTGGGTTGCTCATCCTCCAAGGGATTGAAGCAGCCGACACCGCCGCTGACGGAGAGTGGCTTGCGCAGAAGATCACCAAACTGCGCATCTTCCCCGACGACGCCGGCCAGATGAACAAATCCGTCGCCGACATCGGCGGCGATCTCCTGCTTGTCAGCCAGTTCACGCTCCACGCGAGCACGGCCAAGGGCACGCGACCGTCCTTCAACGCCGCCGCGCGCCCCGAAACCGCGCGTCCGCTCTACGAACAGTTCATCGTCCAGCTGGGCACGGCCCTCGGCCGTCCCGTGCAGACGGGCGAGTTTGGCGCAATGATGCAGGTGACGCTCACCAACGACGGTCCGGTAACCCTGATAATCGACTCCCATTCACGGGATTAG
- the fabV gene encoding enoyl-ACP reductase FabV — protein MIIKPKVRGFVCVTAHPTGCSAHIQQQIDYVKSKGPIQSGPKKVLVIGSSTGFGLGSRITAAFGSGAATLGIFFERPSEEGRPATPGWYNTIAFTKAAHAAGLYAKNINGDAFSDDIKKQALENITKDLGQVDLVVYSLASPRRQHPRTGAVHKSTLQPIGAPYTNKTVDTDKGIVSEVTIQPADEAGIADTIAVMGGEDWEMWMQALGDAKLLAPGATAVAYSYIGPVHTWPIYKDGTIGRAKIDLERAAKAIDAKLKATVGGRAFISVNKALVTQASSAIPVVPLYISILYKVMKAKGIHEATIEQMQRLFATQLYNGNQPKFDSEGRVRVDDWEMRDDVQAEVSKIWPQCTTENLAALTDIAGYRTEFLKMFGFGLPGIDYDAEVEPHLPML, from the coding sequence ATGATCATCAAACCGAAGGTCCGCGGCTTCGTCTGCGTGACCGCCCACCCCACGGGTTGCTCCGCCCACATCCAGCAGCAGATTGATTACGTGAAGTCGAAGGGCCCGATCCAGTCCGGCCCCAAGAAGGTTCTCGTGATCGGTTCCTCCACGGGCTTCGGCCTCGGCTCGCGCATCACCGCCGCCTTCGGCTCCGGCGCCGCCACGCTCGGCATCTTCTTTGAGCGCCCGTCCGAGGAAGGTCGCCCCGCCACCCCCGGCTGGTATAACACCATCGCCTTCACCAAGGCCGCCCACGCCGCCGGCCTCTACGCCAAGAACATCAACGGCGACGCCTTCTCCGACGACATCAAGAAGCAGGCCCTCGAGAACATCACCAAGGACCTCGGGCAGGTTGACCTCGTCGTCTATTCCCTCGCCTCGCCCCGCCGCCAGCATCCCCGCACCGGTGCCGTGCACAAATCCACCCTCCAGCCCATAGGCGCGCCGTACACCAACAAGACGGTGGACACCGACAAGGGCATCGTGAGCGAGGTCACCATCCAGCCAGCCGACGAAGCCGGCATCGCCGACACCATCGCCGTCATGGGCGGCGAAGACTGGGAAATGTGGATGCAGGCCCTGGGCGACGCCAAGCTGCTCGCCCCCGGCGCCACCGCCGTCGCCTACTCCTACATCGGACCGGTGCACACCTGGCCGATCTACAAGGATGGCACCATCGGCCGCGCCAAGATCGATCTCGAACGCGCCGCCAAGGCCATCGACGCCAAGCTCAAGGCCACGGTCGGCGGTCGCGCCTTCATTTCGGTGAACAAGGCGCTCGTCACCCAGGCCAGCTCGGCCATCCCGGTCGTGCCGCTCTACATTTCCATCCTCTACAAGGTGATGAAGGCCAAAGGCATTCACGAGGCCACCATCGAGCAGATGCAGCGCCTCTTCGCCACGCAGCTCTACAACGGCAACCAGCCCAAGTTCGACAGCGAGGGCCGCGTGCGCGTGGACGACTGGGAAATGCGCGACGACGTGCAGGCCGAGGTCTCGAAGATCTGGCCGCAATGCACGACCGAGAACCTGGCCGCTCTCACCGATATCGCCGGCTACCGCACGGAGTTCCTGAAGATGTTCGGCTTCGGCCTGCCCGGCATCGACTACGACGCCGAGGTCGAGCCGCACCTGCCGATGCTCTGA
- a CDS encoding anti-sigma factor, whose protein sequence is MITERHEELAALHALGLLDGNDRSAFESELSGSQEFQGLVASLAEPTAALALAAPSIPVPAGLKASVLAACTPSSETDRPAPAATVEFPLWRYVPWAAAAAFALSTTWFATQAFSFRSQNDSLRAQQRLDQIAYESARNQLAERSLVAEQMITELGQRLQRSENLARLKVSALASLAGNTAEARAIAVWDPEQQAGLLTFEKLPAIADEQDYQIWVIDPAYQNPVNGGVFHVARDGSVSLAFRPDQPVTRATAFAISLEKKGGVPKAEGPIVLLGKLPEI, encoded by the coding sequence ATGATCACGGAACGCCACGAAGAATTGGCTGCCCTGCACGCCCTCGGTCTCCTCGACGGCAACGATCGGAGCGCGTTTGAGTCCGAGCTTTCCGGCAGTCAGGAGTTCCAAGGTCTGGTTGCTTCGCTCGCCGAACCGACCGCCGCGCTTGCGCTCGCCGCCCCGTCCATTCCGGTCCCGGCCGGACTCAAGGCCAGTGTTCTGGCCGCCTGCACCCCGAGTTCCGAAACAGACCGCCCCGCCCCCGCCGCAACCGTGGAGTTTCCCCTCTGGCGTTATGTTCCGTGGGCCGCGGCCGCGGCCTTTGCCCTGAGCACCACCTGGTTTGCCACCCAGGCATTCTCGTTCCGCTCGCAAAACGATTCACTCCGCGCCCAGCAGCGGCTTGACCAGATTGCCTACGAAAGCGCGCGCAACCAGCTGGCCGAGCGCTCACTGGTGGCAGAGCAGATGATCACCGAACTCGGCCAGCGCCTCCAACGCTCCGAGAATCTCGCGCGGCTCAAGGTTTCCGCGCTCGCCTCGCTCGCCGGCAACACCGCCGAGGCCCGTGCCATCGCCGTGTGGGACCCCGAGCAGCAGGCTGGTCTGCTCACCTTCGAAAAGCTGCCCGCCATCGCGGACGAACAGGATTACCAGATCTGGGTGATCGACCCGGCTTATCAGAATCCCGTCAACGGCGGCGTATTCCATGTCGCCCGTGACGGCAGCGTATCCCTGGCTTTCCGTCCGGACCAGCCCGTCACCCGGGCCACGGCCTTTGCCATCAGCCTGGAGAAGAAGGGCGGCGTGCCGAAAGCCGAAGGTCCTATCGTCCTGCTCGGCAAACTGCCCGAGATCTGA
- a CDS encoding sigma-70 family RNA polymerase sigma factor, which translates to MSQGDPTPPNGDDRQQEQARLVAAMAKGDKQAMAALYDQLSGPLYSLAIRMLGDATEAQDLTQDIFIQLWRTAASYDAGRGSVFSWAVTLTRNRAIDRIRMRQRRSEILSTAAPDLQPAPAGEADSAGSLWLREKSAAVRAALAELAPDQQEAIELAFFGGLTQQEIAQRLKEPLGTIKARIRRGLLKLKDRLPARL; encoded by the coding sequence ATGAGTCAGGGAGACCCCACTCCCCCCAACGGCGACGACCGCCAGCAGGAGCAGGCGCGACTGGTTGCGGCCATGGCCAAGGGCGACAAACAGGCCATGGCGGCGCTTTACGACCAGCTGAGCGGCCCGCTTTATTCCCTGGCGATCCGGATGCTGGGCGATGCGACCGAGGCGCAGGACCTCACGCAGGACATTTTCATCCAGCTCTGGCGCACGGCGGCCAGCTACGACGCGGGCCGGGGCAGTGTTTTCTCCTGGGCTGTCACCCTCACCCGCAACCGCGCGATTGACCGCATTCGCATGCGGCAACGCCGGTCCGAGATTCTTTCCACGGCCGCCCCGGACCTGCAGCCCGCCCCGGCCGGCGAGGCTGATTCCGCCGGATCGCTCTGGCTGCGCGAAAAAAGCGCCGCCGTGCGCGCCGCCCTCGCCGAGCTCGCTCCCGACCAGCAGGAAGCCATCGAACTGGCCTTCTTCGGGGGGCTCACCCAGCAGGAGATCGCCCAACGGCTGAAGGAGCCGCTCGGCACGATCAAGGCGCGCATCCGTCGCGGCCTGCTCAAGCTCAAGGACCGTCTTCCCGCCCGGTTATGA
- a CDS encoding exosortase/archaeosortase family protein has translation MTDAVSSPAPTAVRPSPRTTGVLAVLLLGTILVCLFLWPEWRRNPDLSHGFFAPLIFLLLIRESRQQGPWRWMPDRAWTAPLLGALLGAALLGFALAGLFAATLAWSHAVVLFLLSASLVCLLGGGLLVLAHENLRLVPLNWISVTAVLLWVLVAPIPDGTYARLTLGLQTWVTDNVMNVLHLIGVPARQHGNVIELARTTVGVEEACSGVRSLISCVYAGFFFAAWQVRRPLRRLVLIAAAPVLALGMNLLRSLALTLLANDGVDIAGTWHDATGFAILGLTAAALAGLAVLLESKERDRPASPEVISGLIPRPLLAIFWTGTALTAGLGLFFFAHSREHSVTETDPPRLGEFLPAAAPGWLARDSDDLYQFTGILETTHLMERTYLHPSISGHPAQVTVYIAYWPPGQTSVSRVASHTPDACWPGAGWTSQTSNEDRRQTLSAAGGALAPAEHRVFRTDRGLAQHVWFWHVFDGRVIDYRDPYSIPALLQIAWRYGFRRQGSQYFVRLSSNRPWNELAAEPLMQDILRGLAKAGL, from the coding sequence ATGACCGACGCCGTTTCCAGTCCGGCGCCCACGGCCGTCCGCCCTTCGCCCCGCACGACCGGCGTGCTCGCGGTTCTGCTGCTGGGCACGATCCTCGTCTGCCTGTTCCTCTGGCCGGAATGGCGGCGGAATCCCGATCTCTCCCACGGGTTCTTCGCCCCGCTGATTTTCCTGCTGCTGATCCGGGAAAGCCGTCAGCAGGGTCCTTGGCGCTGGATGCCGGATCGCGCCTGGACCGCACCCTTGCTCGGCGCGCTGCTCGGCGCCGCGCTCCTGGGCTTCGCCCTGGCGGGACTCTTTGCCGCCACCCTGGCCTGGTCGCATGCCGTCGTGCTTTTCCTGCTTTCGGCCTCGCTGGTCTGCCTGCTGGGCGGAGGCCTGCTGGTGCTGGCCCACGAGAATCTCCGGCTGGTGCCCCTGAACTGGATCAGTGTGACCGCCGTGCTGCTATGGGTGCTGGTCGCGCCGATTCCCGACGGCACCTATGCCAGGCTCACCCTCGGTCTCCAAACCTGGGTGACGGACAATGTCATGAACGTGCTGCACCTTATCGGCGTGCCCGCGCGGCAGCACGGCAACGTGATCGAGCTGGCCCGCACCACGGTCGGCGTCGAGGAGGCGTGCAGCGGTGTGCGCAGCCTGATCTCGTGCGTGTATGCGGGATTCTTTTTTGCCGCCTGGCAGGTGCGTCGCCCGCTCCGCCGCCTGGTGCTGATCGCGGCGGCCCCGGTGCTGGCGCTCGGCATGAACCTCCTGCGTTCGCTCGCCTTGACCCTGCTGGCCAACGATGGCGTGGACATCGCCGGCACCTGGCACGACGCCACGGGTTTCGCCATTCTTGGGCTCACGGCCGCCGCGCTGGCCGGACTTGCCGTTTTGCTGGAATCCAAGGAGCGCGACCGGCCCGCATCTCCGGAAGTCATTTCCGGACTGATCCCGCGGCCGCTGTTGGCGATTTTCTGGACCGGAACGGCGCTGACCGCCGGCTTGGGATTGTTCTTCTTCGCGCATTCACGCGAACACTCCGTGACGGAAACCGATCCGCCCCGGCTGGGCGAGTTCCTGCCGGCGGCCGCGCCCGGATGGTTGGCGCGGGACTCCGACGATCTCTACCAGTTCACCGGCATTCTCGAGACCACCCACCTGATGGAGCGCACTTACCTGCACCCGTCGATCAGCGGGCACCCTGCGCAAGTCACCGTTTACATCGCCTACTGGCCGCCCGGCCAGACCTCCGTGAGCCGGGTGGCCTCGCACACGCCCGACGCCTGCTGGCCCGGTGCCGGTTGGACCAGCCAGACCAGCAACGAGGATCGTCGCCAGACCCTTTCCGCCGCAGGTGGCGCTCTCGCTCCGGCTGAGCACCGGGTCTTCCGCACTGACCGCGGGCTCGCCCAGCATGTGTGGTTCTGGCATGTGTTTGACGGGCGGGTGATCGACTACCGCGACCCCTACTCCATCCCCGCCCTGCTGCAAATCGCCTGGCGCTACGGCTTCCGCCGGCAGGGCAGCCAGTATTTCGTGCGGCTCTCCAGCAACCGCCCCTGGAACGAACTTGCCGCTGAACCTCTCATGCAGGATATCCTGCGCGGCCTGGCCAAAGCCGGCCTCTGA
- a CDS encoding tetratricopeptide repeat protein, translating to MAGWLTDFFLFWWALLYWNVRKTWFRLRGAHRDSCPCQHYSDSGHALDSRCSAITHWRRPERFRRACPLLTQTKDGWRCGVDAERVRPFWGRAALYGAAAGAVLYAAGTVVVFAFLRSASYEVSYVSVAWPPAWPELRASQEKLYATQAQQAIAAGRYPEALLALQRVCELNPRNYAAGLTLAGLSQMAGQPYVAEHIYERLMRDVPEQRPATAQIWVRTLLARGQYAQIKPLAAAMLTEDAGRREAWLHCLLFAVRQTQDEAALANLIQEHTSLPDWCLEIVQTEILFLQGREDQAIARLTRFSRRPGSPYVPLYQVERLLQLERPEQALELINAQGNLLPADEASILRLQILHTKRWTSLIAAEYDTLLSYPITPRLVAQLSASFIRHPEPAGLARFVDRFLRDGPALTNESLPLYHAVYLAAVAGRDSNRAERLAEQVSRFTGSDAKALRAVGGLLHQPNSLPQVGQLLTLVPVPLEILYVMLERADMPATK from the coding sequence GTGGCTGGCTGGCTGACAGATTTTTTCCTGTTCTGGTGGGCGCTCCTTTACTGGAACGTCCGAAAAACGTGGTTCCGTCTGCGCGGAGCGCATCGCGACTCGTGCCCCTGCCAGCACTACAGCGACTCCGGCCACGCCCTCGACTCCCGTTGCAGCGCGATCACGCACTGGCGCCGACCGGAACGGTTTCGGCGGGCATGTCCGCTGCTGACCCAGACCAAGGACGGCTGGCGTTGCGGCGTGGATGCCGAGCGCGTGCGCCCCTTCTGGGGGCGGGCCGCCCTTTACGGTGCGGCGGCCGGAGCCGTCCTCTATGCGGCGGGCACGGTGGTCGTGTTCGCCTTCCTGCGGAGCGCCAGTTACGAAGTCAGTTACGTGAGTGTTGCCTGGCCGCCGGCCTGGCCGGAGTTGCGCGCCTCCCAGGAGAAGCTCTACGCGACGCAGGCGCAGCAGGCCATCGCCGCGGGTCGCTACCCCGAGGCGCTGCTCGCCTTGCAGCGCGTCTGTGAATTGAACCCGCGCAATTACGCCGCCGGCCTGACCCTGGCCGGTCTTTCGCAAATGGCCGGCCAGCCCTACGTGGCCGAACACATCTACGAGCGCCTGATGCGCGACGTGCCCGAGCAACGCCCGGCCACCGCGCAGATCTGGGTGCGCACCCTGCTCGCCCGCGGCCAATACGCCCAGATCAAGCCGCTGGCCGCCGCCATGCTCACCGAGGACGCCGGCCGGCGGGAGGCCTGGCTCCACTGCCTGCTCTTTGCCGTGCGCCAAACCCAGGATGAAGCCGCACTCGCGAATCTCATCCAGGAACACACCAGCCTGCCCGACTGGTGCCTCGAGATCGTGCAGACCGAGATTCTTTTTTTGCAGGGCCGCGAAGACCAGGCGATCGCGCGGCTGACGCGGTTCAGCCGCCGCCCGGGCAGCCCGTATGTTCCGCTTTATCAGGTGGAACGCCTGCTGCAGCTCGAACGCCCCGAACAGGCGCTCGAGCTGATCAATGCCCAGGGCAACCTGCTGCCCGCCGACGAGGCTTCAATCCTGCGCCTGCAAATCCTCCACACCAAGCGCTGGACCTCCCTGATTGCGGCGGAATACGACACCCTTCTGAGCTACCCCATCACCCCGCGGCTGGTCGCGCAGCTCTCCGCCAGCTTCATCCGCCATCCCGAACCCGCGGGGCTCGCCCGTTTTGTTGACCGTTTTCTACGGGACGGACCGGCTCTGACCAACGAAAGTTTGCCGCTTTACCATGCGGTCTATCTGGCCGCCGTAGCCGGCCGCGATAGCAACCGGGCCGAGCGCCTGGCGGAGCAAGTCAGCCGGTTCACCGGATCCGACGCCAAAGCCCTGCGCGCCGTCGGCGGACTCCTGCACCAACCCAACAGCCTGCCGCAAGTGGGGCAGCTGCTGACCCTGGTCCCCGTGCCGTTGGAAATTCTCTACGTCATGCTCGAACGCGCCGACATGCCCGCCACGAAATGA